A window of the Microbacterium sp. LWH13-1.2 genome harbors these coding sequences:
- the acs gene encoding acetate--CoA ligase has translation MTEARLHETRTYRAPDGFAATANVTAEAYARAASDPTLFWEQAAERLDWAEPWHTAHEWDPPVGDAVPAARWFVGGRLNVAYNCVDRHVEAGRGDKVALHFEGEPGDRIAVTYSDLQDRVSRAANALIALGIRPGDRVVIYLPVLIETVVITLACARIGAVHSLVFGGFSAEAVRFRLVDTGAKLLVTSDGQFRRGTATEVKSTADIAAADLPDLEHVLVLRRTGQDVAWTEGRDVWWHDIVDTASSRHDPQAFDAEHPLFIIYTSGTTGKPKGLVHTSGGYLTHASWAHWAHFDAKPDDVHWCTADLAWVTAHTYEVYGPLSNGLTQVIYEGTPDAPNRERHLEIIERYGVTVYYTAPTLIRTFMTWFGTELPQGHDLSTLRLLGTVGEAINPEAWIWFRRNFGRDELPVVDTWWQSETGAAMIAPLPGVTTLKPGSASVPLPGIDATVVDANGDEVAPGRSGTLVVRRPWPGMARTVWGNPQRYRDAYWSAYAGHGEHGGYYVAGDGATRDADGYIWILGRLDDVVNVSGHRLSTIEIESALVAHDTVGEAGTAGVSDPVTGQAVVAFVTASGRAEVSTSQLRGQVATAIGPVAKPKHIVVVPDLPKTRSGKIMRRLLAQLWEAEQDRRAGRAPAPLGDTTSLQNPWAVDDIAAVLETAELRT, from the coding sequence GTGACGGAGGCACGTCTGCACGAGACCCGCACGTACCGGGCGCCCGACGGCTTCGCCGCGACCGCGAACGTGACCGCAGAGGCGTATGCGCGGGCGGCATCGGATCCGACCCTCTTCTGGGAGCAGGCTGCCGAACGGCTCGACTGGGCCGAGCCCTGGCACACGGCTCACGAATGGGATCCGCCCGTGGGCGATGCCGTTCCCGCCGCACGCTGGTTCGTCGGCGGACGCCTCAACGTCGCCTACAACTGCGTCGACCGCCATGTCGAGGCGGGCCGCGGCGACAAGGTCGCCCTGCACTTCGAGGGTGAGCCGGGCGACCGGATCGCCGTGACGTACTCGGACCTCCAGGACAGGGTGTCGCGCGCGGCCAACGCGCTCATCGCACTCGGCATCCGTCCGGGCGACCGTGTCGTCATCTATCTCCCGGTGCTGATCGAGACGGTCGTGATCACCCTGGCCTGCGCGCGCATCGGAGCCGTGCACTCACTGGTCTTCGGCGGGTTCTCGGCCGAGGCGGTGCGGTTCCGTCTCGTCGACACCGGAGCCAAGCTGCTCGTGACGAGCGACGGACAGTTCCGGCGTGGCACCGCCACCGAGGTCAAATCGACGGCCGACATCGCAGCCGCGGATCTGCCCGACCTCGAGCACGTCCTCGTCCTCCGGCGGACCGGGCAGGATGTTGCCTGGACCGAGGGACGCGACGTCTGGTGGCACGACATCGTCGACACCGCCTCCTCCCGGCATGATCCTCAGGCGTTCGATGCCGAGCATCCGCTCTTCATCATCTACACGTCGGGAACCACCGGCAAGCCGAAGGGGCTCGTCCACACATCCGGCGGGTACCTCACGCATGCGAGCTGGGCGCACTGGGCCCATTTCGACGCGAAACCCGACGACGTGCACTGGTGCACGGCGGATCTCGCCTGGGTGACCGCCCACACGTACGAGGTCTACGGTCCTCTCTCGAACGGCCTCACGCAGGTCATCTACGAGGGGACGCCGGACGCGCCGAACCGCGAACGCCATCTCGAGATCATCGAGCGCTACGGCGTGACCGTCTACTACACCGCACCCACGCTCATCCGCACCTTCATGACGTGGTTCGGCACAGAGCTGCCGCAGGGGCACGACCTCTCGACGCTGCGTCTGCTCGGAACGGTCGGGGAAGCGATCAACCCCGAAGCCTGGATCTGGTTCCGTCGCAACTTCGGGCGCGACGAGCTCCCGGTGGTTGACACCTGGTGGCAGTCCGAGACCGGAGCAGCGATGATCGCGCCTCTTCCGGGAGTGACGACGCTCAAGCCCGGCTCTGCATCCGTGCCGCTGCCCGGGATCGACGCGACCGTCGTCGACGCGAACGGCGATGAGGTCGCGCCCGGAAGATCCGGAACGCTCGTGGTGCGGCGCCCGTGGCCGGGAATGGCGCGGACCGTGTGGGGTAACCCGCAGCGCTACCGCGATGCGTACTGGTCGGCGTATGCCGGACACGGCGAGCACGGCGGATACTACGTCGCCGGCGACGGGGCGACGCGCGATGCCGACGGCTACATCTGGATCCTCGGCCGCCTCGACGACGTCGTGAACGTGTCCGGCCACAGGCTCTCGACGATCGAGATCGAATCCGCGCTCGTGGCCCACGACACGGTGGGGGAGGCCGGTACCGCAGGCGTCTCCGATCCCGTCACCGGGCAGGCCGTGGTCGCGTTCGTCACCGCATCAGGACGCGCGGAGGTCTCGACCTCGCAGCTGCGCGGACAGGTCGCCACGGCGATCGGCCCCGTCGCCAAGCCGAAGCACATCGTCGTGGTCCCCGACCTCCCCAAGACGCGCTCCGGCAAGATCATGCGACGACTCCTCGCGCAGCTGTGGGAGGCCGAGCAGGATCGCCGCGCCGGACGAGCACCCGCCCCGCTCGGGGACACGACATCTCTCCAGAACCCGTGGGCCGTCGACGACATCGCCGCCGTGCTCGAGACCGCTGAACTGAGGACATGA
- a CDS encoding ABC transporter permease: protein MSLPEQRVVVPADAREALDAARGVRRHAEVGARHAWDRPVVRVIAGFLLPALILTAWQVVTTTGLVAPYLLPSPESVFAAGVELAERGLLWTHIAISVQRVLLGFAIGSVIGLAIAGIVGLSRIGDVLLSPTLSAVRAVPSLAWVPLLILWMQIGEESKVTLIAIGAFFPVYTTVASALRHVDPQLVEAGRSFSLRGWSLFRTVQLPAVVPSVVAGLRLALAQAWLFLVAAELIASSMGLGFLLTDSQNSGRVDRIILSIVLLALLGTITNALLVLVEKYLLRRWV from the coding sequence GTGAGCCTTCCCGAGCAGCGCGTGGTGGTGCCCGCGGACGCACGGGAGGCGCTCGATGCCGCTCGCGGCGTCCGTCGGCACGCCGAAGTGGGCGCGCGGCATGCGTGGGACCGTCCGGTGGTTCGCGTCATCGCCGGATTCCTGCTGCCCGCCCTCATCCTCACCGCCTGGCAGGTCGTGACGACCACCGGACTCGTCGCGCCCTACCTCCTCCCGTCTCCGGAGTCCGTCTTCGCAGCCGGCGTCGAACTGGCCGAGCGCGGTCTGCTCTGGACGCACATCGCGATCTCGGTGCAGCGCGTGCTGCTCGGCTTCGCGATCGGATCCGTGATCGGACTCGCGATCGCGGGGATCGTCGGGCTCTCGAGGATCGGCGACGTGCTGCTCAGCCCCACGCTCTCGGCGGTCCGCGCGGTCCCGTCGCTGGCCTGGGTGCCGCTCCTGATCCTCTGGATGCAGATCGGCGAGGAATCCAAGGTGACGCTGATCGCCATCGGTGCGTTCTTCCCGGTCTACACCACCGTCGCATCGGCACTCCGACACGTCGATCCCCAGCTCGTCGAGGCCGGGCGCTCGTTCAGCCTCCGAGGCTGGTCGCTGTTCCGCACCGTGCAGCTGCCTGCCGTCGTGCCGTCAGTGGTCGCAGGCCTTCGGCTCGCTCTCGCGCAGGCCTGGCTGTTCCTCGTCGCCGCCGAGCTGATCGCCTCGTCGATGGGACTCGGGTTCCTGCTCACGGACTCGCAGAACAGCGGACGTGTCGACAGGATCATCCTGTCGATCGTGCTGCTCGCGCTTCTCGGCACGATCACCAATGCGCTTCTCGTGCTGGTCGAGAAGTATCTGCTCCGACGGTGGGTGTGA
- a CDS encoding aliphatic sulfonate ABC transporter substrate-binding protein: MSTITRRIIPAIAIAGTMMLVASGCVAGENATASDTSKDDAAASGEWSSDTLSIDFATYNPLSLVIRDQGILEDILGDDVDVEWVQSAGSNKANELLRSGSIDVGSTAGSAALLARANGSPIQVIDIFSQPEWSAIVVGPDSDITSVEDLAGKSVAATKGTDPYFFLLQSLEEAGLSVDDVEVQNLQHADGRAALDGGSVDAWAGLDPIMAAAEVESGDQLIYRNVDFNTYGFLNATEDFIENHADLAQAVVDAYEQAREWALENPDETAALLAEVAGIDIEVAKTVITERSNLDVSGIPGDDQVAVLEKIAPVLVDSGDVQGGKDSVDKALDSIVNATFAEKAVGGE; the protein is encoded by the coding sequence ATGAGCACCATCACCCGCCGAATCATCCCCGCGATCGCGATCGCCGGGACGATGATGCTCGTCGCGTCCGGCTGCGTCGCCGGGGAGAACGCCACGGCCTCCGACACATCGAAGGACGATGCCGCAGCCTCCGGCGAATGGTCGTCCGACACGCTGTCGATCGACTTCGCCACCTACAACCCGCTGAGCCTCGTGATCCGCGACCAGGGAATCCTCGAGGACATCCTGGGCGACGACGTCGATGTCGAGTGGGTGCAGTCCGCCGGGTCCAACAAGGCGAACGAGCTGCTGCGCTCCGGGTCGATCGACGTGGGATCGACCGCCGGCTCCGCCGCGCTCCTCGCCCGTGCGAACGGCTCGCCCATCCAGGTCATCGACATCTTCTCGCAGCCCGAGTGGTCGGCGATCGTCGTCGGCCCCGACAGTGACATCACCTCGGTCGAGGACCTCGCAGGCAAGTCGGTCGCCGCGACGAAGGGCACGGATCCCTACTTCTTCCTGCTGCAGTCCCTCGAGGAAGCCGGCCTCTCGGTCGACGACGTCGAGGTGCAGAACCTCCAGCACGCGGACGGGCGCGCAGCGCTCGACGGCGGCTCGGTCGACGCCTGGGCGGGCCTCGACCCGATCATGGCCGCGGCCGAGGTGGAGTCGGGCGACCAGCTCATCTACCGCAACGTCGACTTCAACACCTACGGATTCCTGAACGCCACCGAGGACTTCATCGAGAACCATGCGGACCTCGCGCAGGCGGTCGTCGACGCCTACGAGCAGGCGCGCGAGTGGGCACTCGAGAACCCCGACGAGACGGCCGCGCTGCTGGCCGAGGTCGCGGGCATCGACATCGAGGTCGCGAAGACCGTCATCACCGAGCGCTCGAACCTCGATGTGAGCGGCATCCCGGGAGACGACCAGGTCGCGGTGCTCGAGAAGATCGCTCCCGTGCTCGTCGACTCCGGTGATGTCCAGGGCGGCAAGGACTCGGTCGACAAAGCGCTGGACTCGATCGTCAACGCCACCTTCGCAGAGAAGGCGGTCGGGGGCGAGTGA
- a CDS encoding ABC transporter ATP-binding protein codes for MTSLLSAPSTARGSANAGTAQPVRLQDVERSFPLARGRRDVLRGVDVEVMAGEIVAIVGPSGCGKSTLLRLVGGLDAPTSGRILLDGSGVADVDERTAIAFQEPRLLPWRSIAQNVELGLPRGTARREGRERVRELLELVGLEQAADQRPREVSGGMAQRASLARALARNPGVLLLDEPFGALDALTRLRMHDLLLKIHAAEPTTILLVTHDVEEALYLADRVLLLRTLVGDAETDAPSIARTITVPGVRPRDRADRGLADLRAELLEGLGVDTHHSTATEETR; via the coding sequence ATGACTTCACTCCTCTCGGCGCCCTCCACGGCGCGCGGTTCGGCGAATGCCGGCACGGCGCAGCCGGTGCGCCTGCAGGACGTGGAGCGCAGCTTCCCTCTCGCTCGCGGTCGGCGTGACGTCCTCCGAGGTGTCGACGTCGAGGTCATGGCCGGTGAGATCGTCGCGATCGTCGGTCCTTCCGGATGCGGCAAGTCCACGCTCCTGCGTCTGGTCGGAGGGCTGGATGCGCCGACGAGCGGCCGCATCCTGCTCGATGGCTCGGGCGTCGCCGACGTCGACGAGCGCACCGCGATCGCCTTCCAGGAGCCCCGGCTCCTGCCATGGCGGAGCATCGCGCAGAACGTCGAGCTCGGGCTTCCCCGCGGCACCGCGCGACGTGAAGGGCGCGAGCGTGTGCGTGAGCTGCTCGAACTGGTCGGTCTCGAACAGGCGGCAGACCAGCGTCCGCGTGAGGTGTCGGGTGGAATGGCCCAGCGCGCCTCACTCGCCCGCGCGCTCGCTCGCAACCCCGGCGTCCTGCTCCTCGACGAGCCCTTCGGAGCGCTCGACGCTCTCACGCGGCTGCGGATGCATGATCTGCTTCTGAAGATCCACGCCGCAGAGCCCACGACGATCCTGCTCGTCACCCACGACGTCGAAGAGGCTCTCTATCTGGCCGATCGCGTGCTGCTGCTGCGCACGCTCGTCGGCGACGCCGAGACGGACGCGCCCTCCATCGCGCGCACGATCACGGTTCCCGGCGTCCGCCCCCGTGACCGCGCCGATCGCGGCCTCGCGGACCTTCGCGCCGAGCTCCTCGAAGGGCTCGGCGTCGACACCCACCACAGCACCGCCACCGAGGAGACCCGATGA
- the rpsA gene encoding 30S ribosomal protein S1 produces MTTATTAPATKQVAINDIGSAEDFLAAVEKTLKFFNDGDIIEGTIVKIDRDEVLLDVGYKTEGVIPSRELSIKHDVDPNEVVKVGDEVEALVLQKEDKEGRLILSKKRAQYERAWGDVEKIKENDGVVTGTVIEVVKGGLIVDIGLRGFLPASLIELRRVRDLTPYLGQEIEAKILELDKNRNNVVLSRRALLEQTQSESRTTFLNNLHKGQVRKGVVSSIVNFGAFVDLGGVDGLVHVSELSWKHIEHASEVVEVGQEVTVEILEVDLDRERVSLSLKATQEDPWQVFARTHAIGQVTPGKVTKLVPFGAFVRVADGIEGLVHISELSSKHVELAEQVVSVGEEVFVKVIDIDLERRRISLSLKQANEAVDVNGTEFDPALYGMLAEYDEAGEYKYPEGFDPETGAWKEGFDTQREAWEQEYAAAQARWEAHKAQVAKAAEAEAAAGDDFGGQVFSSEAAGAGTLADDEALAALREKLSGGNA; encoded by the coding sequence ATGACTACCGCAACGACCGCCCCGGCCACCAAGCAGGTCGCCATCAACGACATCGGATCTGCTGAGGACTTCCTGGCCGCGGTCGAGAAGACCCTGAAGTTCTTCAACGACGGCGACATCATCGAAGGCACGATCGTCAAGATCGACCGCGATGAGGTCCTCCTCGATGTCGGATACAAGACCGAGGGTGTCATCCCCTCGCGCGAGCTCTCGATCAAGCACGACGTCGACCCCAACGAGGTCGTCAAGGTCGGCGACGAGGTCGAGGCCCTGGTTCTCCAGAAGGAGGACAAGGAAGGCCGTCTGATCCTCTCCAAGAAGCGTGCTCAGTACGAGCGTGCCTGGGGAGACGTCGAGAAGATCAAGGAGAACGACGGAGTCGTCACCGGTACGGTCATCGAGGTCGTCAAGGGTGGGCTCATCGTCGACATCGGCCTCCGCGGCTTCCTCCCGGCTTCGCTCATCGAGCTGCGCCGCGTCCGCGATCTCACGCCGTACCTCGGCCAGGAGATCGAGGCCAAGATCCTCGAGCTCGACAAGAACCGCAACAACGTCGTGCTCAGCCGCCGCGCGCTGCTCGAGCAGACGCAGTCGGAGTCGCGCACCACGTTCCTGAACAACCTGCACAAGGGTCAGGTCCGCAAGGGTGTCGTGTCGTCGATCGTCAACTTCGGTGCGTTCGTCGACCTGGGCGGCGTGGACGGCCTCGTGCACGTCTCCGAGCTGTCCTGGAAGCACATCGAGCACGCCTCCGAGGTCGTCGAGGTGGGCCAGGAGGTCACCGTCGAGATCCTCGAGGTCGACCTCGACCGCGAGCGCGTCTCCCTGTCGCTGAAGGCGACGCAGGAGGACCCGTGGCAGGTCTTCGCCCGCACCCACGCGATCGGTCAGGTCACGCCGGGTAAGGTCACCAAGCTCGTTCCGTTCGGTGCGTTCGTTCGCGTCGCAGACGGCATCGAGGGCCTCGTCCACATCTCCGAGCTCTCCAGCAAGCACGTCGAGCTGGCCGAGCAGGTCGTGTCGGTCGGCGAAGAGGTCTTCGTCAAGGTCATCGACATCGACCTCGAGCGTCGCCGCATCTCGCTCTCGCTGAAGCAGGCGAACGAGGCCGTCGACGTCAACGGCACCGAGTTCGACCCGGCGCTCTACGGCATGCTCGCCGAGTACGACGAGGCCGGCGAGTACAAGTACCCGGAGGGCTTCGACCCCGAGACCGGTGCATGGAAGGAAGGCTTCGACACCCAGCGCGAGGCATGGGAGCAGGAGTACGCTGCAGCTCAGGCTCGCTGGGAGGCCCACAAGGCTCAGGTTGCCAAGGCAGCCGAGGCCGAGGCGGCCGCTGGCGACGACTTCGGCGGCCAGGTCTTCTCGAGCGAGGCCGCAGGCGCGGGCACGCTCGCTGACGACGAGGCTCTCGCGGCTCTCCGCGAGAAGCTCTCGGGCGGCAACGCTTAA
- a CDS encoding 5'-3' exonuclease — translation MPRADKLLLLDTASLYFRAFYGVPDKVTAPDGSPINAARGLLDIIAKLITLYEPTHVVACWDDDWRPQWRVDLIPSYKSHRVVEVVAAGPDVEEVPDPLEAQIPLIRQTLGLLGIPIIGVAEHEADDVIGTLATHSTMPVDIVTGDRDLFQLVDDARDVRVVYTARGMSNLEIVTDAVVVAKYGVLPGQYADFATMRGDASDGLPGVAGVGEKTAATLLQSHGDLVGIRAAAEAGEGMSAGVRAKILAASDYLDVAPTVVAVAPDLDIVAPTEALRPLDPAEADAATALAEKWNLGSSMARAIAAVATVEG, via the coding sequence ATGCCCCGCGCCGACAAGCTTCTCCTGCTCGACACCGCCAGCCTCTACTTCCGCGCCTTCTACGGCGTTCCCGACAAGGTGACGGCGCCGGACGGCTCCCCGATCAACGCGGCACGCGGCCTGCTCGACATCATCGCGAAGCTCATCACCCTCTACGAGCCGACGCACGTGGTCGCCTGCTGGGATGACGACTGGAGGCCGCAGTGGCGCGTCGACCTGATCCCGAGCTACAAGTCGCACCGAGTCGTCGAGGTGGTCGCGGCGGGCCCCGACGTCGAAGAGGTCCCGGATCCGCTCGAGGCGCAGATCCCGCTGATCCGTCAGACGCTCGGCCTGCTCGGCATCCCGATCATCGGTGTCGCCGAACACGAGGCGGACGACGTCATCGGCACCCTCGCCACGCACTCGACGATGCCCGTCGACATCGTCACGGGCGACCGCGACCTGTTCCAGCTCGTCGATGACGCGAGAGACGTGCGCGTCGTCTATACGGCACGCGGCATGAGCAATCTCGAGATCGTGACGGATGCCGTGGTCGTGGCCAAGTACGGCGTGCTCCCCGGTCAGTATGCCGACTTCGCCACGATGCGCGGCGACGCGTCCGACGGGCTGCCCGGCGTCGCAGGGGTCGGCGAGAAGACCGCCGCGACCCTGCTGCAGTCGCACGGCGATCTCGTCGGGATCCGCGCGGCAGCAGAAGCCGGTGAAGGGATGAGCGCCGGAGTTCGAGCGAAGATCCTCGCCGCGTCCGACTACCTCGACGTCGCGCCGACGGTCGTCGCCGTGGCACCCGATCTCGACATCGTGGCGCCGACCGAGGCGCTGCGGCCGCTCGACCCGGCCGAGGCGGATGCCGCGACGGCGCTCGCGGAGAAGTGGAACCTCGGATCGTCGATGGCCCGCGCCATCGCGGCCGTGGCGACAGTCGAGGGCTGA
- a CDS encoding PHP domain-containing protein yields the protein MDPVAALLEIASLLERERASRYRAKAFRQAAAALQQLPEDVREDPTRLRAARGIGESTFGVIRQAQAGEVPEYLVELRGDVEPEKVSQLRGRLRGDLHAHTDWSDGTTPIPVMAAAARALGHEYQAITDHSPRLRVARGLSAERLREQIPLVRAESGDGFTLLAGIEVDILEDGSLDQEDSLLGDLDIVVASVHSKLRMEARPMTARMIAAVSDSRVNVLGHCTGRLVQGERGTRPESQFDARAVFAACAENGVAVEINSRPERQDPPDELIAIALDAGCLFSIDSDAHAPGQLSLLDHGAERAERAGVPASRIITTWGLDRLLAWAN from the coding sequence ATGGATCCCGTCGCCGCCCTGCTCGAGATCGCTTCTCTGCTGGAGCGCGAACGCGCCTCGCGCTACCGGGCGAAGGCGTTCCGCCAGGCGGCGGCGGCTCTGCAGCAGCTGCCCGAGGACGTCCGTGAGGATCCCACTCGGTTGCGTGCCGCCAGAGGTATAGGGGAGTCGACCTTCGGTGTCATCCGGCAGGCGCAGGCCGGGGAGGTTCCTGAGTATCTCGTCGAGCTTCGCGGAGATGTCGAGCCGGAGAAGGTCTCGCAGCTGCGGGGCAGGCTCCGTGGAGATCTGCACGCCCACACGGACTGGTCCGACGGCACCACGCCCATTCCCGTCATGGCGGCGGCGGCGAGGGCGCTGGGGCACGAGTATCAGGCGATCACCGATCATTCCCCGCGTCTGCGGGTGGCCCGCGGACTCTCCGCCGAGAGGCTGCGCGAGCAGATCCCGCTGGTACGGGCGGAATCAGGGGACGGCTTCACGCTGCTTGCGGGTATCGAGGTCGACATCCTCGAGGACGGCTCCCTCGATCAGGAGGACTCGCTGCTCGGCGATCTCGACATCGTCGTGGCATCCGTCCATTCGAAACTGCGCATGGAGGCGAGGCCCATGACGGCGCGGATGATCGCTGCCGTGTCGGATTCGCGAGTGAACGTGCTCGGTCATTGCACGGGACGCCTCGTGCAGGGGGAGAGGGGCACGCGGCCCGAGTCCCAGTTCGATGCCCGCGCCGTCTTCGCGGCCTGCGCCGAGAACGGCGTCGCGGTCGAGATCAATTCGCGGCCGGAGCGTCAGGACCCGCCTGACGAGCTGATCGCGATCGCCCTCGACGCAGGATGCCTCTTCTCGATCGACTCGGACGCGCACGCGCCGGGCCAGCTCTCGTTGCTCGACCACGGCGCGGAGCGCGCGGAACGGGCGGGAGTACCTGCATCCCGCATCATCACGACTTGGGGTCTCGATCGTCTGCTCGCCTGGGCGAACTGA